A region from the Paenibacillus humicola genome encodes:
- a CDS encoding ABC transporter substrate-binding protein has product MAIRRKTGVLLLAAAMLAGLLAGCAGKSGGEAVKIRLGEVTRSLFYAPEYVALGKGFFKDEGLDVELQTTAGGDKTMTALLSGVIDVALVGSETSIYVYQQGATDPVINFAQLTQTDGTFLVSRKPVSNFDWNSLKGSTFLGQRKGGMPQMAGEFTLRKHGIDPHQDLNLLQNVDFANIPAAFASGTGDYVQLFEPQASIFEKEGKGSVIASFGVESGHLPYTVFMTKQSYMDKNKDTVQKFADAVYKAQQWVKEHSPDEIADVVMPYFKDTDRDIAVRVIERYKEQGSYATDPIIDQNEWNNLLDIMTQAGELKDRTPLDKVVDNTFAENAMK; this is encoded by the coding sequence ATGGCGATCAGAAGGAAAACAGGGGTGCTGCTGCTTGCGGCGGCGATGCTCGCCGGGCTGCTTGCGGGCTGCGCCGGAAAATCGGGCGGCGAAGCGGTCAAGATCCGGCTCGGCGAGGTGACGCGCTCGCTGTTCTACGCGCCGGAATATGTAGCGCTGGGCAAAGGCTTTTTCAAGGACGAGGGGCTGGACGTCGAGCTCCAGACGACCGCCGGCGGCGATAAAACGATGACCGCGCTGCTGTCGGGCGTCATCGACGTGGCGCTCGTCGGCTCGGAAACGTCGATTTACGTCTACCAGCAGGGCGCGACGGACCCGGTCATCAATTTCGCGCAGCTGACGCAGACCGACGGAACGTTTCTCGTATCCCGCAAGCCGGTTTCGAATTTCGACTGGAACAGCCTGAAAGGGAGCACGTTTCTCGGCCAGCGGAAAGGCGGCATGCCGCAGATGGCCGGCGAATTCACGCTGCGGAAGCACGGCATCGACCCGCATCAGGATCTGAATCTGCTGCAAAACGTCGATTTCGCCAACATTCCGGCCGCTTTCGCCTCCGGTACGGGCGATTACGTGCAGCTGTTCGAGCCGCAGGCGTCGATTTTCGAGAAGGAAGGCAAAGGGAGCGTCATCGCGTCGTTCGGCGTGGAGAGCGGCCATCTGCCGTACACCGTCTTTATGACGAAGCAAAGCTACATGGATAAAAACAAGGATACGGTGCAGAAGTTTGCCGACGCGGTGTATAAGGCGCAGCAATGGGTGAAGGAGCACAGCCCGGACGAAATCGCCGACGTCGTCATGCCGTATTTCAAGGATACCGACCGCGATATCGCGGTGCGGGTCATCGAGCGCTATAAGGAGCAGGGCTCTTATGCAACCGATCCGATCATCGACCAGAACGAGTGGAACAACCTGCTGGACATCATGACGCAGGCCGGCGAGCTGAAGGATCGGACGCCGCTCGACAAAGTCGTCGATAACACATTTGCGGAAAACGCGATGAAATAA
- a CDS encoding outer spore coat protein CotE, translating into MAYADKQLRREIITKAVCGKGRKFSTVTHTVTPPHQPTSILGAWIINHQYEAVRSGDGIEVIGTYDINIWYSYNKNSQTDVAKETLSYVEHVPLGYVDPKHRSTTEEVTAEATQEPNCIEANISSSGTGVVIRVEREFAVEMVAETKIVVPVLPGGDDWESKALEFSEDEGGDYEDLDPELLDDEL; encoded by the coding sequence ATGGCTTATGCAGATAAACAGCTGAGAAGAGAGATTATAACGAAAGCTGTCTGCGGCAAAGGTCGTAAGTTTTCCACAGTAACCCATACCGTTACGCCGCCTCATCAACCCACGAGCATTCTCGGTGCGTGGATCATTAACCACCAATACGAGGCGGTGCGTTCGGGCGACGGCATCGAGGTTATCGGTACTTACGATATCAACATTTGGTATTCTTACAACAAAAACTCGCAAACCGACGTAGCAAAGGAAACGTTATCCTACGTCGAGCATGTGCCGCTGGGCTACGTTGACCCGAAGCACCGCTCCACGACCGAAGAAGTGACGGCGGAGGCGACGCAGGAGCCGAACTGCATTGAAGCGAACATATCGTCAAGCGGCACCGGCGTCGTCATTCGCGTCGAGCGCGAGTTTGCCGTGGAAATGGTCGCCGAGACGAAAATCGTCGTTCCCGTGCTGCCGGGCGGCGACGATTGGGAGTCCAAGGCGCTCGAGTTCAGCGAAGACGAAGGCGGCGATTACGAAGATCTGGATCCGGAGCTGCTTGACGACGAGCTGTAA
- a CDS encoding ABC transporter permease: protein MRRARRTVWSVRLTQTLLLVLFLALWEAAGRNGWIDVLLFSYPSKLLAQIASMVADGSLFPHLGVTVGETIVGFILGTVLGTALAALLWFFSFVSRVLDPYLVVLNSMPKVALGPVFIVSLGPGFMSIVATTLSITVIITTLTIYGSFREVDPNYIKVVRLFGGSKAKVFRLVVLPASYPAIVSTLKVNVGLAWIGVIVGEFLVAKSGLGYLMIYGFQVFNFTLVLSSLVLIAVVATVMYRLVGYLEQLLLGASRKSGGS, encoded by the coding sequence ATGCGGCGGGCCAGGCGCACGGTCTGGTCGGTGAGGCTGACCCAGACGCTTCTGCTCGTCCTGTTTCTTGCGCTGTGGGAGGCTGCGGGCCGCAACGGCTGGATCGACGTGCTGCTGTTCAGCTATCCGAGCAAGCTGCTGGCGCAGATCGCCTCGATGGTTGCCGACGGTTCGCTGTTTCCGCATTTGGGCGTTACGGTCGGCGAAACGATCGTCGGCTTCATCCTGGGCACGGTGCTCGGCACGGCGCTCGCGGCGCTGCTGTGGTTTTTTTCCTTCGTGTCCCGCGTGCTCGACCCTTATCTGGTCGTCCTGAACAGCATGCCGAAGGTTGCGCTCGGACCGGTGTTCATCGTCAGCCTCGGCCCCGGCTTCATGTCGATCGTCGCCACGACGCTTTCGATCACGGTCATTATTACGACGCTTACCATATACGGCAGCTTCCGCGAGGTCGATCCGAACTACATCAAGGTCGTCCGCCTGTTCGGCGGCTCGAAGGCGAAGGTATTCCGGCTCGTCGTGCTTCCGGCCTCTTATCCGGCGATCGTCTCGACGCTCAAGGTCAACGTCGGGCTGGCCTGGATCGGCGTCATTGTCGGCGAATTTCTGGTGGCGAAAAGCGGGCTCGGCTACCTGATGATTTACGGCTTTCAAGTGTTCAATTTCACGCTTGTGCTCTCCAGCCTGGTGCTGATCGCGGTCGTGGCTACCGTCATGTACCGGCTGGTCGGCTATCTGGAGCAGCTGCTGCTGGGCGCATCGCGCAAGAGCGGCGGGAGCTGA
- the mutS gene encoding DNA mismatch repair protein MutS, whose product MASYTPMIQQYLAVKEEAKDAFLFFRLGDFYEMFFDDAINASRELEITLTGREGGGDARIPMCGVPYHSAEGYISRLIEKGYKVAICEQVEDPAAAKGVVRREIVRVVTPGTVMETKALEGAANNFIVAAAEADGAYGIAACDLSTGEMYATSFSSLLDLLTDEINVYRPAEIVGDAALLERLRPAAAGWNRPVLFTDREPMEEARLALQFEGTRLDALDPARLRAVSLLTGYLDDTQKRSLAHVRSIRSYEPNQFMVLDPFTRRNLELAETVHDRSRKGSLLWLLDRTRTSMGARLLRRWIDKPLLSKEAIDARLEAVDELHRDFMLRDELRRELGGIYDLERLVGRVAYGTANGRDLNALKASLDRVPAIAGLCAGSGSQTLRALVDGIDDCSDLAAMIGTVIVDDPPVSVREGGLIRAGYDAYLDELREAGASGKKWLAELERREREATGIKSLKIGYNKVFGYFLEVSKANLAMLPEGRYERKQTLANAERFVTPELKEKERLILEAEEKTVDLEYERFIQLRDHLNTQLNRLQRLAGIVAELDVRQSLAAVAAEQRYVRPEVTEGYDLIIEEGRHPVVEAVMEGTPFIANGTELRKGGPSMMLITGPNMAGKSTYMRQVALICIMAQIGSFVPAKSAVIPLTDRIFTRIGAADDLIGGQSTFMVEMKDIQTMTAKATAQSLVIIDELGRGTSTGEGMAIAQAVIEFVHNEIGSKALVSTHFHELAHLEQSLPSLANACMAVQETANSVTFLRRLVPGAAGSSYGIYCAQLAGLPESIISRAYTLLEAHAAAATAEGASQAAAGAALDEPARPAPQRVSASMRTEPGAEPETAVPDAGAGGAAASGNTPEGAALSVNETAGDAAYIAALRDDGPDRETASGPQPAVPGRSDAHAAALLHDEAAAAGEVVQLSIFPDAGPEPVRTRRNNPKAEELAAQLKKLDLFNLTPLQAMQWLNDMKLKLGE is encoded by the coding sequence ATGGCTTCATATACCCCGATGATCCAGCAGTACCTGGCCGTCAAGGAAGAAGCGAAGGACGCTTTTCTTTTTTTTCGGCTCGGCGACTTCTATGAAATGTTTTTCGACGACGCAATCAACGCGTCGCGGGAGCTGGAAATTACGCTGACCGGCCGCGAGGGCGGCGGAGATGCGCGCATTCCGATGTGCGGCGTTCCCTACCATTCGGCCGAAGGATACATATCAAGGTTGATCGAAAAAGGCTATAAAGTAGCGATTTGCGAGCAGGTCGAGGATCCGGCGGCGGCCAAAGGCGTCGTGCGCCGCGAAATCGTGCGCGTCGTGACGCCGGGCACGGTCATGGAGACGAAAGCGCTCGAAGGGGCGGCGAACAATTTTATCGTCGCGGCGGCGGAAGCGGACGGCGCTTACGGCATCGCCGCGTGCGATCTGTCGACGGGAGAGATGTACGCAACCTCGTTTTCCTCCCTGCTCGACCTGCTGACGGACGAGATCAACGTCTACAGGCCGGCGGAAATTGTCGGCGACGCGGCATTATTGGAGCGGCTGCGCCCGGCCGCGGCCGGCTGGAACCGGCCCGTGCTGTTCACGGACCGCGAGCCGATGGAGGAAGCGCGGCTGGCGCTTCAGTTCGAAGGGACGAGGCTGGATGCGCTCGATCCTGCGCGGCTGCGGGCGGTCAGTCTGCTGACCGGCTATTTGGACGATACGCAGAAGCGGTCGCTCGCCCATGTCCGCAGCATCCGCAGCTACGAGCCGAACCAGTTCATGGTGCTCGATCCGTTTACGCGCCGCAATCTGGAGCTCGCGGAAACGGTTCACGACCGGAGCAGGAAAGGGTCGCTGCTTTGGCTGCTCGACCGTACGCGCACCTCGATGGGCGCCCGGCTGCTTCGGCGCTGGATCGACAAACCGCTGCTCTCGAAGGAGGCGATCGACGCGCGGCTGGAAGCGGTGGACGAGCTGCACCGCGATTTCATGCTGCGCGACGAGCTGCGCCGCGAGCTGGGCGGCATTTACGACCTTGAGCGGCTCGTCGGCCGCGTCGCGTATGGAACCGCCAACGGGCGCGACCTGAACGCGCTGAAAGCGTCGCTGGACCGCGTGCCCGCCATTGCCGGCCTGTGCGCCGGCTCCGGCTCGCAGACGCTTCGCGCGCTGGTGGACGGCATCGACGACTGCTCCGATCTGGCGGCGATGATCGGCACGGTCATCGTCGACGACCCTCCGGTTTCGGTCCGGGAAGGAGGGCTGATCCGCGCCGGCTACGACGCCTATTTGGACGAGCTGCGGGAAGCCGGGGCGAGCGGAAAGAAGTGGCTTGCCGAGCTCGAGCGCAGGGAGCGCGAGGCGACGGGCATCAAATCGCTAAAAATCGGCTACAACAAAGTGTTCGGCTATTTCCTCGAGGTGTCCAAGGCGAATTTGGCGATGCTGCCGGAGGGTCGTTACGAGCGCAAGCAGACGCTTGCCAATGCGGAGCGGTTCGTGACGCCTGAGCTGAAAGAGAAGGAGCGGCTTATCCTGGAAGCGGAGGAGAAAACGGTCGACCTCGAATACGAGCGGTTCATTCAGCTCCGCGACCATTTGAACACGCAGCTGAACCGGCTGCAGCGGCTGGCCGGAATCGTGGCGGAGCTGGACGTCCGCCAGTCGCTCGCCGCGGTCGCCGCCGAGCAGCGGTACGTACGGCCCGAAGTGACGGAAGGCTACGATCTGATCATCGAGGAAGGGCGTCATCCGGTCGTCGAGGCGGTGATGGAGGGAACTCCGTTCATCGCCAACGGGACGGAGCTCCGCAAGGGCGGCCCTTCGATGATGCTCATTACCGGGCCGAATATGGCCGGCAAAAGCACGTACATGCGGCAGGTCGCGCTCATCTGCATCATGGCGCAGATCGGCAGCTTCGTGCCTGCGAAGAGCGCGGTTATCCCGCTGACCGACCGGATTTTCACCCGCATCGGCGCCGCCGACGACCTGATCGGCGGGCAGAGCACGTTTATGGTGGAGATGAAGGATATCCAAACGATGACCGCGAAGGCGACGGCGCAAAGCCTCGTCATCATCGACGAGCTGGGGCGCGGCACCTCGACCGGGGAAGGGATGGCGATCGCCCAGGCGGTCATCGAGTTCGTTCATAATGAAATCGGCAGCAAGGCGCTCGTTTCGACGCATTTTCACGAGCTTGCCCATCTGGAACAATCGCTGCCTTCGCTCGCGAACGCCTGCATGGCCGTGCAGGAAACGGCGAACAGCGTCACCTTCCTGCGCAGGCTCGTCCCGGGCGCGGCGGGCAGCAGCTACGGCATTTACTGCGCGCAGCTGGCGGGGCTGCCCGAGTCGATTATTAGCCGGGCGTATACGCTGCTCGAAGCGCATGCGGCCGCTGCAACGGCGGAGGGCGCGTCGCAGGCGGCTGCCGGAGCGGCCTTGGACGAGCCGGCCCGGCCTGCGCCGCAGCGCGTCTCCGCATCGATGCGGACCGAACCGGGTGCGGAGCCGGAAACGGCCGTGCCGGACGCTGGCGCGGGCGGAGCGGCAGCGTCCGGGAATACGCCGGAAGGCGCCGCGCTTTCGGTGAATGAGACGGCCGGAGACGCCGCATATATTGCCGCGCTGCGGGATGACGGCCCGGACAGGGAAACGGCATCGGGCCCGCAGCCGGCCGTTCCTGGCCGGAGCGACGCGCATGCGGCTGCGCTTCTGCACGATGAAGCGGCGGCAGCGGGCGAGGTCGTGCAGCTGTCCATTTTCCCGGACGCCGGTCCGGAGCCGGTCCGGACGCGCAGAAATAATCCGAAGGCCGAAGAGCTGGCCGCGCAGTTAAAGAAGCTCGACCTGTTCAATCTGACGCCGCTGCAGGCCATGCAGTGGCTGAACGATATGAAGCTGAAGCTCGGCGAATAG
- a CDS encoding ABC transporter ATP-binding protein yields the protein METALELRDVSHVYVHDRGATLAVEGLNLTVARGEFVSLVGPSGCGKTTVLSLMAGLLHPARGTVTAGGEPVGRPTARIGYMLQQDYLFPWRTIMDNVLLGPELAGTRNAASSARAESLLAELGLAGAGNRMPHELSGGMRQRAALARTLATDPEVLLLDEPFSALDLQIKLQLEDLVHETLRGRGKTAVLVTHDLGEAAAMSDRVVVLGRNPGHIRAVFDMPPALRNAVPTEARKLPEFHSTFERIWETLEEAETSKARSDER from the coding sequence ATGGAAACGGCTTTGGAGCTGCGGGACGTATCGCACGTTTACGTCCACGACCGGGGTGCGACGCTAGCGGTGGAAGGGCTGAATCTCACCGTCGCCCGCGGCGAATTCGTCAGCCTCGTCGGACCTAGCGGCTGCGGCAAAACGACGGTGCTCAGCCTGATGGCCGGCCTGCTTCATCCGGCGCGCGGCACCGTCACGGCCGGCGGCGAGCCGGTCGGGCGTCCCACGGCTCGCATCGGGTATATGCTGCAGCAGGATTATTTGTTCCCGTGGCGTACGATTATGGATAACGTCCTGCTCGGGCCGGAGCTGGCCGGCACGAGAAATGCCGCTTCGTCCGCCCGCGCGGAGTCGCTGCTCGCGGAGCTGGGCCTTGCCGGAGCCGGAAACCGTATGCCGCACGAGCTGTCCGGCGGCATGCGGCAGCGGGCGGCGCTTGCGCGCACGCTGGCGACCGATCCGGAGGTGCTGCTGCTTGACGAGCCGTTCTCCGCGCTGGACCTGCAGATCAAGCTGCAGCTGGAGGATCTGGTGCACGAGACACTCCGCGGCCGGGGCAAAACCGCCGTGCTGGTCACGCACGATTTGGGCGAAGCGGCCGCGATGAGCGACCGCGTCGTCGTGCTCGGCCGCAATCCCGGCCATATCCGGGCCGTCTTCGACATGCCGCCCGCGCTTCGCAATGCGGTGCCGACCGAGGCGCGTAAGCTGCCGGAATTTCATTCGACGTTCGAGCGGATCTGGGAAACGCTGGAGGAAGCGGAGACGTCCAAGGCAAGGAGCGATGAACGATGA
- the mutL gene encoding DNA mismatch repair endonuclease MutL encodes MGKIQVLDEQLANQIAAGEVVERPASVVKELVENAIDAGATTVDVTVEEGGLALVRVTDNGSGIEAGDMETAFFRHATSKLSSGKDLFRIASLGFRGEALPSIAAVSRVECVSSAETTGLGRKLVIEGGTVRSNEETSAPRGTDISVRDLFYNTPARLKYMKTIQTEIGHIADYVNRLALAHPGIAFTLKHNGGLLLRTIGGGDRLQAFAAIYGTSSAKSMLPVEGEHPDYDLRGFISKPELTRASRGGITVVVNGRYIRSFVVNQALLQAYHTLLPINRYPLAVLELGMHPSLVDVNVHPSKMEVRFSKEGELKQFIETALGQALGRQRHIPGPAPERSKPVYVQEQISFHRPEPSFGPAADASGGRPPLGAPSPSASWRDGQPDGSRRTPVSGRPAASGGGAGYAPEERGRTPIPRDAAERLYAPVQREGTDTADAVYETAAALDYGFRPAASVYDRPPGDMPELDKRVPAAEPPAAAGELPPAPDVSSSRSAGGEDRPAFPELYWIGQLHGTYIVAQNEEGLFLIDQHAAHERIHYEYYLDKFGRPEPASQPLLVPLTLEFTPAEAAALAEKLGALAAVGVELEPFGTNTFLVRACPEWFPRGEEQAIVEEMAEWLLGERGAIEVGKLREKSAIMCSCKASIKANDRLTREEGEGLLRRLAACRMPYTCPHGRPIVVHITAYQLEKMFKRVMS; translated from the coding sequence ATGGGGAAAATTCAAGTGCTGGACGAGCAGCTGGCCAATCAGATCGCGGCGGGCGAGGTTGTCGAACGGCCCGCTTCGGTCGTGAAGGAGCTGGTCGAGAACGCGATCGACGCGGGCGCGACGACGGTCGACGTCACGGTGGAGGAAGGCGGTCTTGCGCTCGTTCGGGTTACCGACAACGGCTCGGGGATCGAGGCGGGCGATATGGAAACGGCTTTTTTCCGCCATGCGACGAGCAAGCTTTCGTCGGGCAAGGATTTGTTCCGCATCGCGAGCCTCGGCTTCCGGGGCGAGGCGCTGCCCAGCATTGCGGCGGTCTCGCGCGTCGAATGCGTCTCGTCGGCGGAGACGACGGGCCTCGGGCGCAAGCTCGTCATCGAGGGCGGAACCGTCCGGTCAAACGAGGAAACGAGCGCGCCGAGGGGAACCGACATCTCCGTGCGCGATTTGTTTTATAACACGCCCGCAAGGCTGAAATACATGAAGACGATCCAAACGGAAATCGGCCATATCGCCGATTACGTCAACCGGCTTGCGCTGGCGCATCCGGGCATCGCTTTTACGCTGAAGCATAACGGGGGGCTGCTGCTGCGGACTATCGGCGGCGGCGACCGGCTGCAGGCGTTCGCGGCGATCTACGGCACGTCGTCGGCGAAGTCGATGCTGCCCGTGGAGGGCGAGCACCCGGACTACGATTTGCGGGGCTTCATCTCGAAGCCGGAGCTGACGAGAGCCAGCCGGGGCGGCATTACCGTCGTCGTGAACGGGCGCTACATTCGCAGCTTTGTCGTCAACCAGGCGCTGCTGCAGGCGTACCATACGCTGCTGCCGATCAACCGTTATCCGCTGGCGGTGCTGGAGCTTGGCATGCATCCGTCACTCGTGGACGTCAACGTTCATCCCTCCAAAATGGAAGTTCGCTTCAGCAAGGAAGGGGAGCTGAAGCAGTTCATCGAAACGGCGCTCGGCCAGGCATTGGGCAGGCAGCGCCACATTCCGGGACCGGCGCCGGAGCGCTCGAAGCCCGTTTACGTGCAGGAGCAAATCTCGTTCCACCGGCCGGAGCCTTCGTTCGGACCGGCTGCAGACGCCAGCGGCGGACGCCCTCCGCTGGGAGCGCCGTCCCCGTCCGCAAGCTGGCGGGACGGACAGCCGGACGGTTCGCGGCGGACGCCGGTATCCGGCCGGCCGGCCGCAAGCGGCGGCGGTGCCGGATATGCGCCCGAGGAACGCGGCCGGACCCCGATTCCGCGGGACGCGGCGGAGCGGCTGTATGCGCCTGTTCAGCGGGAGGGCACGGATACCGCGGACGCCGTATACGAAACGGCGGCGGCCCTGGATTACGGCTTTAGGCCCGCCGCTTCGGTATATGACCGGCCGCCTGGGGATATGCCGGAGCTGGATAAGCGCGTTCCGGCGGCTGAACCGCCCGCGGCCGCCGGAGAGCTGCCGCCGGCTCCGGACGTCTCTTCGTCCCGGTCCGCCGGGGGCGAAGACCGCCCGGCTTTTCCCGAGCTGTACTGGATCGGCCAGCTTCACGGAACTTACATCGTGGCGCAGAACGAGGAAGGCTTGTTTTTGATCGACCAGCACGCGGCGCACGAACGGATCCATTACGAATATTATTTGGACAAATTTGGCCGGCCGGAGCCGGCCAGCCAGCCGCTGCTCGTGCCGCTGACGCTCGAATTTACGCCGGCGGAAGCGGCGGCGCTCGCGGAGAAGCTCGGCGCGCTGGCGGCGGTCGGCGTCGAGCTCGAGCCGTTCGGAACGAATACGTTCCTCGTCCGCGCCTGTCCGGAATGGTTTCCGCGAGGCGAGGAGCAGGCCATCGTGGAAGAGATGGCCGAATGGCTGCTCGGGGAGCGCGGCGCGATCGAGGTCGGCAAGCTTCGCGAGAAATCCGCGATTATGTGCTCCTGCAAGGCGTCGATCAAAGCGAACGACCGGCTGACCCGCGAGGAGGGCGAGGGCCTGCTCCGTCGTCTCGCCGCCTGCCGCATGCCGTATACGTGTCCGCACGGCCGGCCGATCGTCGTGCATATAACCGCCTATCAATTGGAAAAAATGTTTAAACGGGTGATGTCATGA
- a CDS encoding class I SAM-dependent methyltransferase: MIVTTPRQCPPALIEYANGLAAELGGRYVPRRRETLSGLKTLYGDARLLVADERGLRYYEDSDEPFYFHPSMAYVRVKRLRRGERDPLVELSGCRPGDTVLDCTAGLGSDAIVFSYAAGPEGRVTALESEQLLYTIVREGLKTYATDHHDVNEALRRIDVRLADHREYLAALPDNSADIVYFDPMFRQPIHESAALQPLRALANPSALSADTIRHAVRVARRSVVMKEHRESGEFERLGFRLRHANKIAYGVITPP; this comes from the coding sequence ATGATCGTGACCACGCCGCGCCAATGCCCGCCGGCTCTCATTGAATACGCCAACGGGTTGGCCGCCGAGCTGGGGGGCCGTTACGTGCCGCGCCGGCGGGAGACGCTGAGCGGTCTCAAGACGCTGTACGGCGATGCAAGGCTGCTTGTTGCGGACGAGCGCGGACTGCGTTATTATGAGGACTCGGACGAACCGTTTTATTTTCATCCGAGCATGGCATACGTCCGCGTGAAACGGCTGCGCAGAGGCGAGCGGGATCCGCTCGTCGAGCTGTCGGGCTGCCGTCCAGGCGATACGGTGCTGGACTGCACGGCGGGCCTCGGCTCGGACGCCATCGTTTTTTCGTACGCCGCCGGACCGGAAGGCCGCGTCACCGCGCTCGAAAGCGAGCAGCTGCTGTACACGATCGTACGGGAAGGTTTGAAGACGTACGCCACGGACCATCATGACGTGAACGAGGCGCTGCGCCGTATCGATGTCCGGCTTGCCGATCACCGCGAATATTTGGCCGCCCTGCCGGACAACTCGGCCGATATCGTCTACTTCGACCCGATGTTCCGGCAGCCGATCCACGAGTCCGCCGCGCTGCAGCCGCTGCGGGCGCTTGCGAATCCCAGCGCGCTGAGCGCCGATACGATCCGCCACGCGGTTCGGGTCGCGCGGCGCTCGGTCGTCATGAAGGAGCATAGGGAGAGCGGCGAATTCGAACGGCTCGGCTTCCGGCTCCGCCACGCCAACAAAATTGCCTATGGAGTGATCACACCGCCATGA
- a CDS encoding putative amidoligase domain-containing protein, with amino-acid sequence MGSVWLWGDGLPDLRPEFAAEWEDGAPAEDDAVAVWGTRPLPAASPGGAPAGFGAGQPLILNAGAASFAALPGAELRRRLARAGVAVSASFAHGGRGAFAGGKPCRRPSRSGGQRREGPLPAPEAAGCWSSERVYAVSLFHLRPIEVVWRQSSGLGGDAAGEVDPAVPLCRSLTKLAAKALYAAGLENGTAELARERGGRLKLLGLRVPDGRELTDGPWLTALRAFGRELTAGREQGGGPSREIRIGADPEFLLLTEAGKVVPAARFLDGLGGVGSDSALIGGRVMHPLAELRPAPARTPEGLAANVRVLLLQAASRIPDPRLRWAAGGMPVSGFALGGHLHLSGVAMTSRLLRQLDSFLAMPLALVESPEERRRRPRYGSLGDFRLQPHGGFEYRTLPSWLVSPAAAKAAFALALLCARETEALDYVPALEERYIAAYYDGDRETLRECLEPLAACMARTASYSGLARHIEPLLEAARRGRTWDAASDLRIKWRIPPYG; translated from the coding sequence ATGGGCAGCGTATGGTTGTGGGGAGACGGACTGCCGGATTTGCGGCCGGAGTTTGCCGCAGAGTGGGAGGACGGCGCGCCCGCCGAGGATGACGCCGTCGCCGTGTGGGGGACGCGGCCGCTTCCGGCCGCTTCGCCGGGCGGAGCCCCGGCCGGTTTCGGCGCCGGGCAGCCGCTGATTCTGAATGCGGGCGCGGCATCCTTCGCGGCGCTTCCCGGCGCCGAGCTGCGCCGGCGGCTGGCGCGGGCGGGTGTTGCCGTGTCGGCGTCATTCGCGCACGGAGGACGGGGAGCGTTCGCCGGCGGAAAGCCGTGCCGGCGTCCTTCGCGCTCGGGAGGGCAGCGGCGCGAAGGCCCGCTGCCGGCGCCGGAGGCGGCGGGCTGCTGGAGCTCGGAGCGGGTCTATGCCGTCTCGCTGTTTCACCTGCGGCCGATCGAGGTCGTGTGGCGCCAGTCGTCCGGCCTCGGCGGGGATGCCGCCGGCGAGGTCGATCCGGCTGTGCCGCTCTGCCGCAGCCTGACGAAGCTGGCGGCCAAGGCGCTGTATGCGGCCGGGCTCGAAAACGGCACCGCCGAGCTTGCGCGGGAACGCGGCGGACGGCTGAAGCTGCTCGGTCTGCGGGTCCCGGACGGCCGGGAGCTGACGGACGGCCCTTGGCTTACGGCGCTGCGCGCCTTTGGCCGGGAGCTGACCGCGGGGCGGGAGCAGGGCGGCGGGCCGAGCAGGGAGATCCGCATCGGCGCCGACCCGGAATTTCTGCTCCTGACCGAAGCGGGCAAAGTCGTGCCGGCCGCCCGGTTTCTGGACGGACTCGGCGGCGTCGGCAGCGATTCGGCGCTCATCGGCGGCCGGGTGATGCATCCGCTGGCCGAGCTGCGTCCGGCTCCCGCCCGGACGCCGGAAGGGCTTGCCGCGAACGTGCGCGTGCTGCTGCTCCAGGCGGCTTCGCGCATTCCGGACCCGCGTCTGCGCTGGGCGGCGGGCGGCATGCCCGTCAGCGGCTTCGCGCTCGGCGGGCATCTTCACCTCAGCGGCGTCGCGATGACATCGCGGCTGCTGCGGCAGCTCGACAGCTTCCTCGCAATGCCGCTCGCGCTCGTCGAGTCGCCGGAGGAGCGCCGGCGGCGGCCGCGCTACGGCTCGCTCGGCGACTTCCGGCTGCAGCCGCACGGCGGCTTCGAATACCGGACGCTGCCGAGCTGGCTCGTGTCGCCCGCCGCGGCCAAGGCGGCGTTCGCGCTGGCGCTCCTGTGCGCGCGGGAAACCGAAGCGCTCGATTATGTGCCGGCGCTGGAAGAGCGTTATATCGCGGCCTATTACGACGGAGACAGGGAGACGCTGCGCGAATGCCTGGAGCCGCTCGCCGCCTGCATGGCGCGCACCGCATCCTACAGCGGGCTCGCCCGGCATATCGAGCCGCTGCTTGAAGCCGCCCGCCGCGGGCGAACGTGGGATGCCGCATCCGATCTGCGGATCAAATGGCGTATTCCGCCTTACGGCTGA